Proteins from a genomic interval of Uloborus diversus isolate 005 chromosome 4, Udiv.v.3.1, whole genome shotgun sequence:
- the LOC129220854 gene encoding zinc finger MYM-type protein 1-like, protein MRFCEEIKELRNALSFVNSLYNLINASAKRFAIFENICKKSEGSVFRRFCSLSKTRWTVRHHALSVVIENLQEIIQTLLKISDDSSDVKIASQADGLLTLVTNFEFIFCLKFLFRVLSVTDILSKEIQSITLDISSFFSKVEALLHCLSSERNDEYFKRIWEETEDVCNKLSSDGFEIRQPHLHRKRKVPRRLDDGNFQSAFFPTSTEEAYKVNIYYQGLDTTLFNLRQRFSENDYSKIKVISDILLNLKDPLNESSADRIKEFYKMKFEVTTQLRFYHNYAKLNFNNLSPTLSEFVNSFLKHNLSTSIPSILELLEVARSWPITTANAERSFSTLRRLKTYLRTTMGQDRLSGLALMAVEQEVTAQLMEPNELDNLVEKFASSTDRRLNFY, encoded by the coding sequence ATGCGATTCTGTGAAGAAATAAAGGAGCTGAGAAATGCTCTTAGCTTTGTCAATTCATTATATAACTTAATAAATGCATCTGCAAAAAGGTTcgcaatatttgaaaatatttgcaagaaaagTGAAGGTTCAGTTTTTAGAAGATTTTGTAGTTTGTCCAAAACACGTTGGACAGTTCGTCATCATGCTCTATCAGTGGTGATAGAAAATTTGCAAGAGATAATTCAGACACTACTTAAAATTTCCGATGATTCGTCAGATGTAAAAATAGCTAGTCAAGCAGATGGCTTGCTGACATTAGTAACGAACTTTGAATTTatattctgtttaaaatttttgttccgtGTTTTAAGTGTGACTGATATTCTGTCAAAAGAAATACAAAGCATAACATTGgacatttcatcttttttttcaaaagtcgaAGCACTGCTACACTGTTTATCATCTGAGAGAAATGATGAGTATTTTAAGCGTATTTGGGAGGAGACTGAGGATGTATGCAACAAACTCTCTTCTGACGGTTTCGAAATTAGACAACCACACCTCCACCGGAAAAGAAAAGTGCCAAGAAGACTTGACGATGGAAATTTCCAATCGGCATTTTTTCCTACTTCTACAGAAGAGGCATACAAAGTTAATATTTACTACCAAGGATTAGACACTACCCTCTTCAATTTAAGACAGagattttctgaaaatgattatAGTAAAATCAAAGTTATTTCAGACATACTTCTCAATTTAAAAGATCCCTTAAATGAGTCCTCTGCAGATCGCATtaaagaattttacaaaatgaaatttgagGTTACCACACAGCTCCGATTTTATCACAACTATGCAAAATTAAACTTCAACAATCTGTCTCCCACTCTATCAGAATTTGTAAATTCATTCCTGAAACACAACTTATCAACTAGTATCCCTTCTATTTTGGAGCTGCTTGAAGTAGCACGGTCATGGCCTATCACTACAGCAAACGCAGAACGATCGTTTTCCACTCTTCGCCGTCTAAAAACATATTTGAGGACTACTATGGGGCAGGACAGATTAAGCGGATTAGCGTTAATGGCTGTTGAACAGGAGGTTACAGCACAATTGATGGAGCCCAACGAGCTTGACAATCTGGTAGAAAAATTTGCATCCTCAACCGATCGAAGGCTCAATTTCTACTGA
- the LOC129220855 gene encoding zinc finger MYM-type protein 1-like, whose product MKDAAFCYYCRLFCCEKSGRGEDNFTRKGVSNWKKAFEKFRKHEKSEMHLKSLQFWNEKKISGNTICGNLSYAHTKQVQQNRTYLRFVIETILFLGKQCLALRGHDETMSSLNKGNFLELLQLRAKDKGVDIIQMMSSKIHSYKSGQIQNEIINIIKNKIVVDIVNEKTGIDLSKLRGQAYDGASNMSGKFNGVAAKFKDEEPRALYTLSRSSS is encoded by the exons ATGAAAGATGCAGCTTTCTGCTACTACTGCAGGttattttgttgtgaaaaatcAGGTCGGGGTGAAGATAATTTCACAAGAAAAGGGGTTTCGAACTGGAagaaagcttttgaaaaattccGAAAGCATGAAAAATCAGAGATGCATTTGAAATCATTGCAGTTTTGGAATGAGAAGAAAATTAGTGGTAACACCATATGTGGCAATTTGTCTTATGCTCATACAAAGCAAGTGCAACAAAATAGAACGTATTTGAGGTTTGTTATCGAAACTATTTTGTTTTTGGGTAAGCAATGCTTAGCTTTGAGGGGTCATGATGAAACAATGTCTTCTCTGAACAAAGGGAACTTCCTTGAGTTGCTACAGCTTCGTGCTAAAGATAAAGGAGTGGACATTATCCAAATGATGAGCTCAAAAATTCATTCATATAAGAGTGGCCAGATTCAGaacgaaataataaatatcataaaaaacaaGATTGTAGTTGATATTGTTAATGAA aaaacagGGATAGATTTGAGCAAACTGCGTGGACAGGCATACGATGGCGCTTCAAATATGAGTGGAAAATTTAACGGAGTTGCTGCAAAATTCAAAGATGAAGAACCAAGAGCACTATACACACTGTCACGCTCATCTTCTTGA